From Triticum aestivum cultivar Chinese Spring chromosome 7B, IWGSC CS RefSeq v2.1, whole genome shotgun sequence:
CCAGAAAAGGAGATGACACCGCTGTTCAAGTCAAGACCCAGTCTTACACCCGCCTAGTGAAGAAGGCGAAGAAACATTTCAAGAAGGCCGCGAAGAAGGTTACATCTGACAAGGAGGACTGCAGGATGGTCAGGCTGTTGAGTGAGGCTAGGGAGATCACCACCTCTCTCCTCGAGTCAACAGTACACCTCTTGTCCAAGCAAATCGCAGTGCCAAAATGGTCTCTCGTCTCCAAGGCATTCCAGAAGAAGAACTCGGTTGTTTGCAAGGAGGAGCAGTTGCAGGTCCTAGAGTGCAGTGTCGGAGATCTTGAGGCTGGAGCAGGAATCCTGTTCCGGAGATTGCTCCAGAGCAGAG
This genomic window contains:
- the LOC123155653 gene encoding uncharacterized protein, which codes for MACHIRSVSLSSRPHTKVEEELHSLEASISSPSMTIETISDGLRRLGDIYSAIEEILCLPSNQICSSQQRKMLEGETECSLELLDLCNAMHEDFTELKAIIQDLQVATRKGDDTAVQVKTQSYTRLVKKAKKHFKKAAKKVTSDKEDCRMVRLLSEAREITTSLLESTVHLLSKQIAVPKWSLVSKAFQKKNSVVCKEEQLQVLECSVGDLEAGAGILFRRLLQSRVTLLNILSS